One stretch of Flavobacteriales bacterium DNA includes these proteins:
- a CDS encoding AAA family ATPase has product MKVFLIGYMASGKSTAAKKLAKALDLTVVDLDAEIEKTAGMSIPEIFKTEGEMAFRKREQTELRKWLEKDGFVMATGGGTPCFFESMDEMNGAGTTVYLQMAPKAIVDRVLASKDERPILKGLSAEKMLEKVEKQLEKREPFYSRANVVVNGVNLDVEELVAQLK; this is encoded by the coding sequence ATGAAGGTTTTCCTCATAGGATATATGGCCAGCGGCAAGTCCACGGCCGCAAAGAAATTGGCCAAGGCATTGGACCTTACCGTGGTGGATCTGGATGCCGAGATCGAGAAAACGGCAGGTATGTCCATTCCAGAGATCTTCAAGACAGAAGGGGAGATGGCTTTCCGCAAGCGGGAGCAGACCGAACTGCGCAAGTGGTTGGAGAAGGACGGTTTTGTGATGGCCACAGGCGGTGGCACGCCCTGTTTCTTCGAATCGATGGATGAAATGAACGGAGCGGGAACCACCGTTTACCTACAGATGGCACCCAAGGCCATTGTAGACCGTGTGCTGGCAAGTAAGGACGAACGCCCCATTCTGAAAGGACTATCTGCCGAAAAGATGCTGGAGAAAGTGGAGAAGCAGTTGGAGAAACGGGAGCCTTTTTACAGCCGCGCCAATGTGGTGGTAAATGGGGTGAATCTGGATGTGGAGGAGTTGGTGGCTCAACTCAAATAA
- a CDS encoding SDR family oxidoreductase, translating into MKDKVVLITGGSSGIGKACAERFGREGGRICITGRNAENLEVAAEELRAKNIEVITVQGDVANETDCVRIINETLNKYGRIDVLINNAGISMRAFFLHLDLTVIRQLMEVNFFGTVYCTKYALKQLLKYNGSVVGISSVAGYQGLPGRTGYSASKFAMEGFLKALRLENHNTGLHVMIVNPGYTESNIRKAALVADGSSQGESPRDEGRMMTSEEVADHIYNGVKNRKQRVVLTREGKLSYYLSKLLPGFVDRQVIKTIEKEGDLPK; encoded by the coding sequence ATCAAGGATAAAGTAGTGCTGATAACGGGCGGGAGCTCGGGAATCGGCAAGGCGTGTGCTGAGCGGTTCGGTCGCGAGGGCGGACGCATCTGCATCACAGGCAGAAATGCCGAGAATCTGGAAGTTGCGGCCGAGGAACTCCGCGCCAAGAACATCGAGGTGATCACCGTGCAGGGCGATGTGGCCAACGAGACGGATTGCGTGCGCATAATCAACGAGACGCTGAACAAATACGGCCGCATCGATGTGCTCATCAACAATGCGGGCATCAGCATGCGGGCGTTCTTCCTGCATCTCGACCTGACTGTGATCCGCCAGTTGATGGAGGTGAACTTCTTCGGCACGGTGTATTGCACCAAGTACGCGCTGAAGCAACTGCTGAAGTACAACGGTTCGGTGGTGGGCATCTCTTCGGTGGCCGGATATCAGGGACTTCCTGGACGCACGGGTTATTCGGCATCCAAGTTTGCGATGGAGGGCTTTCTGAAGGCGTTGCGCTTGGAGAACCACAATACGGGGCTGCACGTCATGATCGTGAATCCGGGTTACACCGAGAGCAACATCCGCAAGGCGGCCTTGGTGGCAGATGGCAGCAGTCAGGGAGAATCGCCACGCGATGAGGGTCGGATGATGACCTCGGAGGAGGTGGCCGACCACATTTACAACGGGGTGAAGAACCGCAAGCAGCGCGTGGTGCTTACCCGCGAAGGAAAACTGTCGTATTACCTCAGCAAGCTGCTTCCGGGGTTTGTAGACAGGCAGGTGATTAAGACCATTGAGAAAGAAGGTGATCTACCTAAATAG